In one Neobacillus sp. WH10 genomic region, the following are encoded:
- the queG gene encoding tRNA epoxyqueuosine(34) reductase QueG, which yields MDVIKLKKELIAYSKEIGIQKIGFTTADPFTELKNRLIKQQELGFQSGFEEPNIEKRVTPSLLLEEPRSIISIALAYPSKMKERVESRKGERRGIFSRASWGLDYHHILRDKLKKLEGFIIAKVPDAMLKSMVDTGELSDRAVAERAGIGWSGKNCAIITPEYGSYVYIGEMITSIPFEPDTPIEDQCGSCTKCLEACPTGALVQGGQINAQHCISFLTQTKGLIPDEFREKIGNRIYGCDSCQTACPYNKGRNFHFHEEMEPDPNVAKPLLKPILKLSNREFKNKFGDAAGSWRGKKPIQRNAMIALAHFKDDSAIIDLIDVLENEASPVLRGTAAWALGKIGGNFAFSALLKAKEDETDSEVHKEIDKALSFNK from the coding sequence ATGGATGTTATTAAATTGAAAAAAGAACTCATTGCGTATAGTAAAGAAATCGGAATCCAAAAAATCGGTTTTACGACCGCAGATCCATTTACTGAATTGAAAAACCGTTTAATTAAACAACAGGAACTTGGCTTTCAATCAGGATTTGAGGAGCCCAATATCGAGAAAAGAGTTACCCCTTCTTTACTACTTGAAGAGCCCCGTTCAATTATTTCTATTGCCCTAGCCTATCCATCAAAAATGAAGGAACGTGTGGAAAGTAGGAAGGGTGAGAGAAGAGGGATTTTCAGCAGGGCATCCTGGGGGCTTGACTATCATCATATTCTTCGTGATAAGTTGAAAAAGCTGGAGGGATTCATCATAGCCAAGGTGCCAGATGCCATGTTAAAATCAATGGTTGATACTGGAGAGCTTTCAGATCGTGCAGTTGCAGAAAGAGCTGGTATTGGCTGGAGCGGAAAGAACTGTGCGATTATTACCCCGGAATATGGCTCATACGTGTATATAGGTGAAATGATTACAAGTATCCCTTTTGAACCAGACACACCAATAGAAGATCAATGCGGCTCCTGCACAAAGTGTTTAGAAGCCTGCCCTACTGGAGCTTTAGTCCAAGGAGGGCAGATTAATGCCCAGCACTGCATTTCTTTTTTAACGCAGACAAAAGGGCTTATTCCTGATGAATTTCGAGAAAAGATTGGAAATCGCATTTATGGCTGTGATTCATGTCAAACGGCTTGTCCGTATAATAAAGGGAGAAACTTTCATTTTCACGAAGAAATGGAACCGGATCCTAATGTGGCAAAACCATTATTAAAACCTATTTTAAAATTAAGCAACCGTGAATTTAAAAATAAGTTCGGAGATGCAGCAGGATCATGGAGGGGAAAGAAACCAATTCAGCGAAATGCAATGATTGCACTGGCCCATTTTAAAGATGATTCGGCAATAATTGATTTGATTGATGTATTGGAAAATGAAGCAAGTCCTGTACTAAGAGGAACGGCTGCCTGGGCTCTTGGAAAAATTGGTGGTAATTTTGCATTTTCAGCGTTATTAAAGGCAAAAGAAGATGAAACGGATTCCGAAGTTCATAAAGAAATCGATAAAGCCTTGAGCTTTAATAAATGA
- a CDS encoding amidase domain-containing protein, with translation MRELLQDLFEKRLDLFLSQKRSNKLFFPKAERKQAAFAKRSAEIVKINASGKIIEEAVDEEFQTLKYHAHYQYLIKQKDLLYIEEELEERIAKFYNGALVTDEEVKVPIHPQEPTKKQIKLELDEQAVRLNYEYNRLKAVQYAERWWNTYNPAFQKFENNCTNYISQCLRAGEAPMRGHPNRGIGWWYQHSNWSYSWVVAHSLKNYLGNSNNGLRAREVSSPDQLILGDVICYDFEGDGRFNHNTIVTGKDAHGMPLVNANTYNSRMRYWAYEDSSAYTPKIKYKFYSIIDE, from the coding sequence ATGCGTGAATTGCTCCAAGACCTATTTGAAAAAAGGCTCGATTTATTTTTATCCCAAAAAAGAAGCAACAAACTATTTTTCCCAAAGGCTGAAAGGAAACAAGCAGCATTTGCAAAAAGGTCTGCTGAAATTGTAAAAATTAATGCCTCGGGTAAAATCATCGAGGAAGCTGTAGACGAGGAATTTCAAACCTTAAAATACCATGCTCATTATCAGTATTTAATTAAACAAAAGGATCTCCTTTATATAGAAGAAGAACTGGAAGAAAGAATTGCTAAGTTTTACAATGGTGCTTTAGTTACGGATGAGGAAGTTAAAGTGCCGATCCATCCTCAAGAACCAACTAAAAAACAAATAAAGCTGGAATTGGATGAACAGGCTGTCAGGCTAAACTATGAATATAATCGCCTAAAGGCTGTCCAATATGCTGAGCGCTGGTGGAATACTTATAATCCTGCCTTTCAAAAATTTGAAAATAATTGTACGAACTATATTTCTCAATGTCTTAGGGCAGGTGAAGCACCAATGAGGGGACATCCGAACCGCGGAATTGGATGGTGGTACCAACATTCAAATTGGAGCTATAGCTGGGTAGTGGCGCATTCACTAAAGAACTATTTAGGGAATTCTAATAACGGACTTAGGGCAAGGGAAGTCAGCAGCCCTGACCAGCTGATTTTAGGAGATGTAATTTGCTATGACTTTGAAGGAGACGGAAGGTTCAATCATAATACGATTGTTACCGGTAAGGATGCGCATGGGATGCCTTTAGTGAATGCCAATACCTACAACAGCCGAATGCGGTATTGGGCTTACGAGGATTCCTCAGCATATACTCCGAAGATTAAATATAAGTTTTATTCGATCATCGATGAATAA
- the trmL gene encoding tRNA (uridine(34)/cytosine(34)/5-carboxymethylaminomethyluridine(34)-2'-O)-methyltransferase TrmL yields the protein MSIHVVLYQPQIPSNTGNIARTCAGTDTVLHLIRPLGFSTDDKMLKRAGLDYWEHVNISYYDSLEEFYEKNAGGEFFYLTKFGEKPHSSFNYSDLNKEYYFIFGRETTGLPKDVIEKNKERALRIPMNENVRSLNLSNTAAILIYEALRQQNYPKLLKKGPKH from the coding sequence ATGTCCATTCATGTAGTCTTATATCAACCACAAATACCTTCTAATACAGGGAACATTGCCCGAACTTGTGCAGGAACGGATACCGTTTTACATTTAATCCGTCCGTTAGGTTTTTCTACAGACGACAAGATGTTAAAGAGAGCAGGCTTGGACTATTGGGAACATGTAAATATTTCCTACTATGATTCTTTAGAAGAGTTTTATGAAAAAAATGCCGGCGGTGAGTTTTTTTATTTAACGAAATTCGGGGAAAAGCCGCATAGTTCTTTTAATTACAGCGATTTAAACAAAGAGTATTATTTTATTTTTGGCAGGGAAACAACGGGACTCCCAAAAGATGTAATCGAAAAAAACAAGGAAAGAGCATTAAGGATCCCGATGAATGAAAATGTCCGATCTTTAAACCTGTCAAATACCGCTGCCATTCTTATCTATGAAGCGCTGCGCCAACAAAACTATCCAAAGCTACTCAAGAAAGGGCCTAAACATTAG
- a CDS encoding S8 family peptidase has protein sequence MYVMLTVFLVLPLLFPGMGMAEANQKPYISAKEAALESSKSKINSKLKTQFNKQDKVTFLIKFKGQVDTQKVAMNAEKNAITQKATPAKAKYMKRSAVVSSLRSTAIETQGNVKEYLDKQENAGKAKNTQSFYIVNAMAVTATKEVMEQIAAFPEVEKILPNETRQLHQAVNSADSKETSQTKANANSKADSVEWNLKNVGAPSVWKMGIDGTGTVVASIDTGVQWDHPALKEKYRGYDPANPNNPDHEFNWYDPASNATTPLDDVGHGTHVTGTIVGAEPNGENQIGVAPGAKWIAVKAFTKDGGEDVDLLAAGEWILAPKDRNGNPHPEKAPDVVNNSWGGGPGLDEWYRPMVQAWRAAEIFPEFSVGNANFWNPGGPASAAEPSNYPESFATGAVDINNKLGDFSLQGPSPYDEVKPDISAPGVNIRSSVPGSGYEGGWNGTSMAGPHVSGVVALLRQVDSSLTVDELEEILLSTAVPLTDSTFPKTPNNGYGYGLVNAYEAVASITTGLGKIKGQVSVEGEDKEKPKFEHSGPQKTYSGEDLRLDIQVTDNVSVTNVELQYLNADGNWSTVQAKRTSGDHKNGSYAATIPGKDISEPTVTYKWKITDYSGNEVISNSYNIPVRSGIGIGYFEDFETKPDGWSSYGENNVWEWGTPTSGPKNAVSGEKVYATKLDGKYPDNANMTLLMPPIDLKDGKAYLQFKQWYELEEHVGKGYDFGHVFVSTDMENWTQKLRVTGKSESWIDGEVDLSEYAGQRIYVAFNVTSDILFGYQGWYLDDVRLSNQPIQASNMSTLGVVKDLNQKDSKTMPDKVKVDPSKITPFKKENSKVNLEQESSPSLLPLGAEVSVLESGRSTFTNPENGSYKLNHATGTFTVQAETYGYRSASQSVAIPANGEVTANFVLEEIPKGTISGVVTNEVTGEAVSNATLLLMEDAQVQPVQTNEKGEYSITAYEGSYTLKVASPSAYSKELTVKINAGSVKQDVQLKPFIGYPGEIGYDDGTAEDAHIFYGAGNGWAVKMSLAKGETSAMVTGGLFRFWDTKWPEPGGTDFKVAVYDASGENGSPGKKIAGPFNATAKRNGEWTHVDLSSKGIIVNGDFYMVYIQSADNPYAPGLAADTDGENAKRSWMLFGGEFSPTPKEEGNYMIRAVVNYEVKAPVITSPTDGFFTNQGSVMVEGKSAPTTAVKIFNNGKEATAVQTDQNGKFAVEVQLNEGENLFTAKASTNSGTTDPSAPVKVVYDKTKPKLFIDKPVNNFKTNKEAVTVEGTVSDQHLDWVKVNGQVAEVTNGKYSHRILLSEGVNTINVIAQDKAGNATKESVVVDAKLTAPSVKNLQPAADKYLKTGETVKVEFDSEAGLKAVFAIRMPLPNTLNKVPSTATEYTMMETSPGHYVGYYTATSNVKEAGAEVEVKISDSYGNETRKIATGKLFINKKK, from the coding sequence ATGTATGTCATGTTAACTGTATTTTTAGTCCTTCCATTGCTGTTTCCAGGAATGGGTATGGCAGAAGCAAATCAAAAGCCTTACATATCGGCTAAAGAAGCTGCTTTAGAATCTTCAAAAAGCAAGATTAATAGTAAGCTGAAAACTCAATTTAATAAACAGGATAAAGTAACCTTCCTAATTAAATTTAAAGGACAAGTAGATACACAGAAAGTAGCTATGAATGCTGAGAAAAACGCAATTACTCAAAAGGCTACACCAGCAAAGGCAAAGTATATGAAACGATCAGCAGTAGTTTCTTCTTTAAGGTCTACAGCAATCGAAACACAAGGAAATGTGAAAGAGTACTTGGATAAGCAAGAAAATGCTGGTAAAGCCAAAAATACTCAATCCTTTTATATTGTTAATGCAATGGCTGTAACAGCTACGAAAGAAGTAATGGAACAAATCGCAGCGTTTCCTGAAGTGGAAAAGATTCTTCCTAATGAAACGAGACAACTTCATCAAGCAGTTAATTCTGCTGATAGTAAAGAAACTTCCCAAACAAAAGCTAACGCAAATAGCAAAGCAGACTCTGTTGAATGGAATCTTAAAAATGTAGGTGCCCCCTCTGTATGGAAAATGGGGATTGATGGTACAGGGACTGTGGTAGCTTCCATTGATACAGGCGTACAATGGGATCATCCTGCATTAAAAGAAAAATATCGAGGATATGATCCAGCCAATCCAAATAACCCAGACCATGAATTCAATTGGTATGATCCAGCTTCAAATGCAACTACTCCTTTAGATGATGTTGGTCATGGAACCCATGTAACGGGAACAATAGTTGGTGCTGAACCTAACGGTGAAAATCAAATTGGTGTTGCACCAGGAGCGAAGTGGATTGCTGTTAAGGCATTCACAAAAGACGGCGGAGAAGATGTAGATTTATTAGCAGCAGGTGAATGGATTTTAGCTCCGAAAGATAGAAATGGAAATCCTCACCCTGAAAAGGCGCCTGACGTTGTCAATAATTCATGGGGCGGTGGTCCGGGTCTTGATGAATGGTATCGCCCAATGGTTCAAGCATGGCGCGCGGCAGAAATTTTTCCTGAGTTTTCAGTAGGGAATGCAAATTTTTGGAACCCTGGTGGACCAGCATCAGCCGCAGAACCTTCGAACTATCCTGAATCATTTGCAACAGGTGCGGTTGATATTAATAACAAATTAGGTGATTTTTCACTTCAAGGGCCTTCTCCATATGATGAGGTAAAACCAGATATTTCAGCCCCTGGAGTCAATATCCGATCATCCGTTCCAGGGAGTGGTTATGAAGGTGGATGGAATGGAACATCAATGGCAGGTCCACATGTTTCTGGGGTTGTTGCCCTGCTTCGTCAGGTGGATTCAAGTTTGACAGTAGATGAATTGGAGGAAATTCTATTATCAACCGCTGTTCCTTTAACAGACTCGACATTCCCTAAAACCCCTAATAATGGGTATGGTTATGGACTAGTCAATGCGTATGAAGCTGTAGCATCCATTACAACCGGTCTTGGAAAAATAAAAGGACAAGTCAGTGTAGAAGGAGAGGATAAAGAGAAACCAAAGTTCGAGCATAGTGGTCCACAAAAAACATATTCAGGCGAAGATTTACGTTTAGATATTCAAGTAACAGACAATGTCAGCGTAACGAATGTCGAATTACAATATTTAAATGCGGATGGGAATTGGAGTACGGTTCAAGCTAAAAGAACCTCAGGAGATCATAAAAATGGCTCATATGCTGCAACAATCCCAGGAAAAGACATTAGTGAACCTACTGTCACTTACAAATGGAAGATAACGGATTATAGTGGTAATGAGGTTATATCCAATTCGTACAATATCCCTGTTAGATCTGGAATTGGTATAGGTTATTTTGAAGATTTTGAAACTAAGCCTGATGGATGGAGTTCTTACGGGGAAAATAACGTCTGGGAATGGGGAACACCAACTTCTGGACCTAAAAATGCCGTATCAGGTGAGAAAGTTTATGCGACAAAATTAGATGGAAAATATCCTGATAACGCAAATATGACGTTGCTTATGCCTCCAATCGATCTTAAAGATGGAAAGGCATACTTACAATTCAAACAATGGTATGAGCTTGAAGAACATGTTGGTAAAGGTTATGATTTTGGACATGTATTTGTTTCAACAGATATGGAAAACTGGACGCAAAAACTTCGCGTCACTGGCAAATCCGAAAGTTGGATTGATGGAGAAGTTGATTTAAGTGAATATGCTGGTCAAAGAATTTATGTTGCTTTCAATGTAACTTCAGACATTCTTTTTGGTTATCAAGGCTGGTATTTAGACGATGTTCGTTTATCCAATCAACCTATTCAAGCATCTAACATGTCTACATTAGGGGTTGTTAAAGACCTAAATCAAAAGGATTCCAAAACAATGCCTGATAAGGTAAAAGTGGATCCAAGCAAAATAACTCCGTTCAAGAAAGAGAATTCTAAAGTTAACTTAGAACAGGAATCTTCTCCGTCACTTTTACCGCTAGGTGCAGAGGTAAGTGTGCTGGAATCAGGAAGATCAACCTTTACAAATCCGGAGAATGGCAGCTACAAATTAAATCACGCAACAGGGACATTTACTGTTCAGGCAGAGACATATGGTTATCGTTCAGCATCTCAATCAGTTGCTATTCCAGCTAACGGAGAAGTAACAGCTAACTTTGTCTTGGAAGAAATTCCAAAAGGGACGATTTCTGGAGTAGTCACAAATGAAGTGACAGGAGAAGCCGTTTCAAATGCTACTCTGTTGTTGATGGAAGATGCTCAGGTTCAACCTGTCCAAACAAATGAAAAAGGAGAATATAGCATTACTGCCTATGAGGGAAGTTATACATTAAAAGTGGCCTCCCCATCAGCCTATAGTAAAGAATTAACCGTAAAAATAAACGCGGGATCTGTCAAACAAGACGTACAGTTAAAACCGTTTATCGGGTATCCAGGAGAAATCGGCTATGATGATGGTACAGCAGAAGACGCACATATTTTCTATGGTGCAGGAAATGGCTGGGCTGTCAAAATGTCTTTAGCTAAAGGCGAAACTAGTGCGATGGTGACAGGCGGATTATTCAGATTCTGGGACACTAAATGGCCTGAGCCTGGTGGAACGGATTTCAAGGTTGCTGTTTACGATGCGAGCGGTGAAAATGGCAGCCCTGGTAAAAAAATAGCAGGACCTTTTAATGCAACTGCAAAAAGAAATGGTGAGTGGACACACGTAGATTTAAGTTCAAAAGGGATTATCGTCAATGGTGATTTCTACATGGTTTATATCCAAAGTGCAGATAATCCTTATGCCCCTGGGCTTGCAGCTGATACAGATGGTGAGAATGCGAAACGCAGCTGGATGCTATTTGGGGGGGAATTTTCTCCTACACCTAAAGAAGAAGGAAACTACATGATTCGAGCGGTTGTTAATTACGAAGTCAAAGCACCTGTTATCACATCACCTACCGATGGATTCTTTACGAATCAAGGTTCAGTAATGGTAGAAGGGAAATCAGCTCCGACTACTGCGGTTAAGATATTTAATAACGGTAAGGAAGCTACAGCTGTGCAAACTGATCAGAACGGGAAATTTGCAGTAGAAGTACAATTAAATGAAGGTGAGAACCTCTTTACAGCTAAAGCTTCGACAAACAGTGGTACAACAGATCCTTCAGCTCCTGTTAAGGTAGTTTATGATAAAACGAAACCAAAACTTTTTATTGACAAACCCGTAAACAACTTCAAAACAAATAAAGAGGCTGTTACAGTAGAAGGTACAGTATCAGATCAACATCTTGACTGGGTTAAAGTAAATGGTCAAGTAGCAGAAGTTACTAACGGAAAATATTCTCACCGAATCCTTTTATCGGAAGGAGTCAATACAATTAATGTCATTGCACAGGATAAAGCAGGCAATGCAACGAAAGAATCTGTAGTGGTGGATGCCAAACTTACTGCTCCTTCTGTGAAAAATTTACAACCTGCAGCTGACAAGTATTTGAAAACAGGTGAAACGGTTAAAGTGGAATTTGATAGTGAAGCAGGTTTAAAAGCTGTATTTGCGATTAGAATGCCATTACCGAATACACTAAATAAAGTGCCAAGTACGGCGACTGAATATACAATGATGGAAACATCTCCTGGTCATTATGTGGGCTATTACACGGCAACTTCAAATGTTAAAGAAGCTGGAGCGGAAGTAGAAGTAAAGATTTCAGATAGCTATGGAAATGAAACGAGAAAAATAGCAACTGGTAAACTATTTATTAATAAGAAAAAGTAA
- a CDS encoding PrkA family serine protein kinase, whose translation MDILKKIEMHREEEEKLRWEGSFADYLLLLKEKPWVAQSAHSRVYNMIKDAGIEEVKGSKKYNFFSNQLFGLEASLERLVEEYFHPAAKRLDVRKRILLLMGPVSGGKSTLVTMLKRGLESYSHTDRGSVFAIKGCPMHEDPLHLIPHHLRVDFYEEYGIRIEGNLSPLNMMRLEQEYGGRIEDVLVERIFFSEDKRTGIGTFSPSDPKSQDIADLTGSIDFSTIAEFGSESDPRAYRFDGELNKANRGMMEFQEMLKCDEKFLWHLLSLTQEGNFKAGRFALISADELIVAHTNETEYRSFISNKKNEALHSRIIVMPIPYNLKVSQEERIYEKMINESDVSDVHIAPHTLKVAAMFTILTRLKEPKKGDIDLLKKMRLYDGESVEGFNTADVDELKREYPDEGMSGIDPRYVINRISSTIIRKEVPSINALDVLRSLKDGLDQHPSITSELRDRYMNYISLARKEYDNIAKKEVQKAFVYSYEESAKTLMDNYLDNVEAYCNKAKLRDPLTGEEINPDEKLMRSIEEQIGISENAKKAFREEVLIRISAFARKGKRFDYNSHDRLREAIQKKLFADLKDVVKITTSSKTPDEQQLKKINDVVARLIDEHGYNSTSANELLRYVGSLLNR comes from the coding sequence ATGGATATTTTAAAAAAAATCGAGATGCATCGCGAAGAAGAGGAAAAACTGCGTTGGGAAGGTTCGTTCGCTGATTACTTATTGTTGCTAAAGGAAAAGCCATGGGTAGCACAATCTGCACATTCTCGAGTTTATAATATGATCAAGGATGCCGGAATTGAAGAAGTTAAAGGGTCAAAGAAGTACAATTTCTTTAGCAATCAATTATTTGGATTAGAAGCATCACTAGAAAGGCTTGTTGAAGAGTATTTTCATCCCGCAGCCAAAAGACTTGATGTAAGAAAGCGGATTTTACTGTTAATGGGTCCGGTAAGCGGTGGTAAATCAACTCTTGTTACGATGTTAAAAAGAGGTTTAGAAAGTTACTCACATACGGATAGAGGCTCTGTTTTTGCTATAAAGGGATGTCCAATGCATGAGGATCCGCTGCACTTAATTCCCCATCATTTGCGTGTTGATTTCTATGAGGAGTACGGCATAAGGATTGAAGGGAATCTTTCACCGTTGAACATGATGCGTCTTGAGCAGGAATATGGGGGCAGAATCGAAGATGTTTTAGTGGAGAGAATCTTTTTCTCAGAGGATAAACGAACAGGGATTGGAACCTTTAGTCCTTCCGATCCAAAATCACAGGATATCGCAGATTTAACGGGAAGTATTGATTTTTCAACCATTGCAGAATTTGGTTCTGAATCAGATCCGCGTGCCTATCGTTTCGATGGAGAGCTGAATAAAGCAAACCGCGGGATGATGGAGTTCCAGGAGATGTTAAAATGTGATGAGAAATTCCTCTGGCATTTGCTGTCTTTAACCCAAGAAGGGAACTTTAAAGCAGGAAGGTTTGCCTTAATTAGCGCAGATGAGCTAATTGTAGCACATACGAATGAAACGGAGTACCGTTCCTTTATTTCCAATAAGAAAAACGAAGCGCTCCATTCAAGGATTATTGTCATGCCGATTCCATATAATTTAAAGGTTTCACAAGAAGAAAGAATATATGAAAAAATGATTAATGAGAGTGATGTTTCCGATGTCCATATAGCACCGCATACATTAAAGGTGGCTGCGATGTTTACCATTTTAACCCGCTTAAAGGAGCCGAAAAAAGGAGATATTGATTTACTGAAAAAAATGCGCCTTTATGACGGTGAGAGTGTGGAAGGATTTAATACGGCTGATGTTGACGAGCTGAAGCGCGAGTACCCGGATGAAGGTATGAGCGGAATTGACCCGCGTTACGTGATTAACCGTATTTCGTCCACGATTATTCGAAAAGAAGTACCATCCATTAATGCACTTGATGTATTAAGGTCATTAAAAGATGGGCTTGACCAACATCCATCGATTACTTCCGAGCTGCGTGACCGCTATATGAATTATATCTCTTTAGCACGAAAAGAGTATGATAATATTGCCAAGAAAGAAGTTCAAAAAGCATTTGTTTATTCGTACGAAGAGTCCGCTAAAACACTTATGGACAATTATCTAGATAATGTGGAAGCCTATTGTAATAAGGCAAAGCTTCGTGACCCACTGACTGGTGAAGAAATTAATCCGGATGAAAAACTAATGCGTTCAATTGAGGAACAGATTGGTATTTCTGAAAATGCCAAAAAGGCCTTTAGAGAAGAGGTATTAATCCGAATTTCAGCCTTCGCAAGGAAAGGCAAACGCTTTGATTATAATTCGCATGACCGGCTTAGGGAAGCTATTCAGAAGAAACTGTTTGCAGATCTTAAGGATGTTGTCAAGATTACTACATCTTCAAAAACACCAGATGAACAGCAATTGAAGAAGATTAATGATGTTGTTGCCCGTTTAATCGATGAACATGGCTATAATTCAACATCAGCTAATGAATTACTTCGGTATGTTGGAAGCCTGTTAAATAGGTAG
- the yhbH gene encoding sporulation protein YhbH has translation MSTDNHQFVISREDWSLHRKGHDDQQRHQEKVQEAIRNNLPDLITEESIIMSNGRDVVKIPIRSLDEYKIRYNYDKNKHVGQGDGDSQIGDVVARDGSSGQKGPGKGQGAGDQAGEDYFEAEVSLMELEEALFKQLELPNLKKKEEQENLVENIEFNDIRKTGLMGNIDKKRTMMSAFKRNAMSGKPAFHPIYKDDLKFKTWNEVVKPDSKAVVIAMMDTSGSMGIWEKYMARSFFFWMTRFLRTKYETVEIEFIAHHTEAKIVTEEDFFSKGESGGTICSSAYRKALEIIETKYNPRKFNIYPFHFSDGDNLTSDNARCVKLVEELMKVSNMFGYGEVNQYNRHSTLMSAYKNIKDEHFRYYILKQKADVFHAMKSFFQNEESKLYA, from the coding sequence ATGTCAACCGATAACCATCAATTTGTGATTTCTAGAGAAGACTGGTCCCTCCACCGTAAAGGCCACGATGACCAGCAGCGGCATCAGGAAAAAGTCCAAGAGGCAATTCGCAACAATCTTCCAGACTTAATTACAGAAGAGAGCATAATTATGTCTAATGGTCGAGATGTGGTAAAGATTCCGATTCGTTCATTAGACGAATATAAAATTCGTTATAATTATGACAAAAACAAACACGTGGGCCAGGGTGACGGTGACAGTCAAATCGGAGACGTAGTAGCACGTGACGGCTCCAGTGGGCAAAAAGGTCCCGGTAAAGGCCAAGGGGCAGGAGATCAAGCGGGAGAAGATTATTTTGAGGCAGAAGTGTCATTAATGGAGCTCGAAGAAGCATTATTTAAGCAATTAGAACTTCCTAATTTAAAGAAAAAAGAGGAGCAAGAAAACCTCGTTGAAAATATTGAATTCAATGATATTAGGAAAACAGGATTAATGGGAAATATTGATAAAAAACGGACAATGATGTCTGCTTTTAAACGAAATGCCATGAGTGGGAAACCGGCATTCCACCCTATTTACAAAGATGATTTAAAATTTAAGACTTGGAATGAAGTGGTTAAACCGGATTCTAAAGCTGTTGTCATTGCGATGATGGACACGAGCGGAAGTATGGGAATATGGGAGAAGTACATGGCCCGCAGCTTTTTCTTCTGGATGACACGCTTTTTAAGAACAAAATACGAGACAGTTGAAATTGAGTTTATTGCGCATCATACTGAGGCAAAAATAGTGACCGAGGAAGACTTCTTCTCGAAAGGAGAAAGCGGTGGAACAATTTGTTCATCCGCCTACCGCAAAGCATTGGAAATCATTGAAACTAAATACAATCCTCGCAAGTTCAACATCTATCCATTCCACTTTTCAGACGGTGATAATCTAACATCGGATAACGCCCGCTGTGTGAAGCTTGTTGAAGAATTAATGAAGGTATCTAACATGTTTGGCTATGGTGAAGTCAATCAATACAATAGGCATTCTACCTTAATGTCAGCCTACAAAAATATTAAGGATGAACATTTCCGTTATTATATTCTTAAGCAAAAAGCAGATGTATTTCATGCAATGAAAAGCTTTTTCCAAAATGAAGAATCCAAATTATATGCTTAA
- the gnd gene encoding phosphogluconate dehydrogenase (NAD(+)-dependent, decarboxylating) has protein sequence MNIGLIGLGKMGYSLALNLMDHQYEVVAFDVNTTAVKGISEKGAHGVSSISDLVASLPSPKVIWVMVPAGEVTNSVLNELKEYLGEGDIVIEGGNSHYKESIKRAAEFSEQGIHFLDVGTSGGVEGARNGACTMIGGNKEAFILVEEIFKDICVANGYHYAGESGSGHYLKMIHNGIEYGMMQSIAEGFELLDKSPFNFDYEKVARVWSNGSVIRSWLMELTENAFSKDSKLEGIKGIMHSSGEGKWTVETALDLQAASPIITMALMMRYRSLEEDTFSGKVVSALRNEFGGHGVVSK, from the coding sequence ATGAATATAGGATTAATTGGTTTGGGTAAAATGGGCTATAGTTTAGCCCTAAATTTAATGGACCATCAGTATGAGGTTGTTGCATTTGATGTAAATACAACTGCAGTTAAAGGAATATCAGAAAAAGGGGCTCATGGTGTAAGTTCAATATCCGATCTTGTAGCAAGCCTTCCATCCCCTAAAGTCATTTGGGTAATGGTACCAGCCGGGGAAGTTACCAACAGTGTGCTTAACGAACTGAAGGAATACTTAGGAGAAGGGGATATTGTCATTGAAGGCGGTAACTCACATTATAAGGAATCCATCAAACGGGCAGCAGAATTCTCCGAACAAGGTATTCATTTTCTCGACGTTGGGACTAGTGGAGGTGTTGAAGGGGCGAGAAATGGCGCTTGTACAATGATTGGCGGGAACAAAGAGGCATTCATTTTAGTAGAAGAAATTTTTAAAGACATTTGCGTGGCGAACGGCTACCATTATGCAGGAGAAAGTGGAAGCGGTCATTATCTAAAGATGATACATAATGGCATTGAATATGGAATGATGCAATCGATTGCTGAAGGATTTGAATTACTTGATAAAAGTCCATTTAACTTTGATTACGAAAAGGTTGCAAGGGTGTGGAGTAATGGTTCTGTCATCCGATCTTGGCTCATGGAACTTACCGAAAATGCTTTCTCTAAAGATTCAAAGCTAGAAGGAATCAAAGGAATTATGCATTCCTCTGGTGAGGGAAAATGGACGGTTGAAACGGCTTTAGACCTTCAGGCAGCATCCCCAATTATTACAATGGCTTTAATGATGAGGTACCGATCATTAGAAGAAGATACTTTTTCAGGGAAAGTTGTTTCTGCATTGCGAAATGAATTTGGAGGGCATGGGGTAGTAAGTAAATAA